A genomic stretch from Limnobacter thiooxidans includes:
- the aroQ gene encoding type II 3-dehydroquinate dehydratase has protein sequence MKKLLLINGPNLNLLGTREPGIYGHMTLADIEKALKNIAFTDGFELLTFQSNHEGALIDRVHKAKTEDIAGIVINPAGYTHTSVALRDALAGVAIPFIEVHLSNIYKRESFRHHSYFSDLAEGVICGLGWQGYVYALRQLASKQS, from the coding sequence TTGAAAAAACTGCTGTTGATCAACGGCCCCAACCTGAACCTTCTGGGTACACGCGAACCAGGTATTTACGGTCACATGACCCTAGCTGACATTGAAAAGGCGCTGAAAAACATCGCTTTTACCGACGGTTTCGAATTGCTGACCTTTCAAAGCAATCACGAAGGTGCCCTGATCGACCGTGTTCACAAAGCAAAAACTGAAGACATTGCAGGCATTGTGATCAACCCGGCTGGCTACACGCACACCAGCGTGGCCCTGCGTGACGCCTTGGCCGGCGTGGCCATTCCATTCATTGAAGTGCACCTGTCCAATATCTACAAGCGGGAAAGCTTCCGCCATCACAGCTATTTTTCGGATCTTGCTGAAGGCGTTATTTGCGGTCTGGGCTGGCAGGGCTATGTGTATGCGCTGCGCCAACTGGCGTCAAAACAGTCATAA
- a CDS encoding efflux RND transporter permease subunit produces MNAASRRRVDRSGPLAWMTKNTVAANILMWFCLIGGVIGFMNMTKEVFPEFELDLVTITVAYPGASPQDVEQGIVLAVEEAISAIEGIVEVNSTANEGSASVVVEIDESEDAQAVYDRIKQEVDRITTFPGDAEVPNVALTARKRGVVTLVVYGETDELSLRNLAEEVRDGLLQNPGITQVDLAETREQEIHIEVPEAKLNAFGLSLQGIADNIRANVVEVSGGSISTQSGEILLRVSERRDFANEFAALPIVSPVAGTPLKLGDIATVRDGFQDVDKYATFNGKPSIEISVSRIGDQTPIGVSEATQEALERIRPLMPEGVDIAVVSDSSSTYKQRQELLASNALQGLLLVMVLLTLFLDWKLAFWICMGIPTAFLGAMLLLPLFGVTFNMISMFAFIIALGIVVDDAIVAGENIYEYRQQGMSLLDASIQGARDVALPVTFSILTNVAAFAPLLFVPGFLGKIWASIPLVVCTVFIISLMEAIFILPAHLAHSKEGAGKFHDWQQRFSKNFSLFIERRYNPIIQKCVEYRYLSMAMGIALMIVVLAWPISGRMGFELFPQVEADLSEVRAILPLGSTNEQVNVVRDKIVASALKTVEATGGEEQSTGIYASVNENNITVKTYLTPPGIRPVPTAEFTDQWRKEVGTIPGVETMRFAADSGGPGSGPAFTVQLSHRNVDTLREASEALARELANYPMVSEIDDGFQNGKEQFSFTLKEEARRLGLSSNEIGRQVRAAFFGAEALRQQRGRNEIKVLVMRPETEQSAQTDVRDLLIRTPQGTLVPLHSVVEFDDTRAVANITRRDGRRTISVTANVNPRNQAQQVQATTVQDLMPKLMNDYPGLSYSFAGRQQDFSEATSGLGKGFMVALLMIYVLLAIPFKSYLQPFVVMLAIPFGIFGAILGHLLMGYSISIVSIMGILALAGVVVNDSLVMVDYANEKVRDGMSPYEAICSSGVRRFRPIMLTTVSTFGGLAPMIFETSRQAKFMIPMAISLGYGILFATAITLLLVPCLYLIIDDLRRLFGTSPGLEPDKIDLTKLEENSAT; encoded by the coding sequence ATGAACGCAGCCAGCAGACGGCGGGTAGACCGCTCAGGCCCACTGGCCTGGATGACCAAGAACACCGTAGCGGCCAACATTCTGATGTGGTTTTGCCTGATCGGTGGTGTCATTGGTTTCATGAACATGACCAAAGAAGTATTTCCGGAATTCGAGCTGGATCTGGTCACCATCACTGTGGCCTACCCTGGCGCCAGCCCCCAGGACGTTGAGCAGGGCATTGTGCTGGCCGTGGAGGAAGCCATTTCTGCCATTGAAGGCATTGTGGAAGTCAATTCCACTGCCAATGAAGGATCTGCCAGTGTTGTGGTGGAAATTGACGAATCCGAAGATGCCCAAGCGGTTTATGACCGAATCAAACAGGAAGTTGATCGCATCACCACGTTCCCCGGTGACGCTGAAGTACCTAACGTGGCATTGACCGCACGCAAACGCGGTGTAGTGACCCTGGTGGTTTACGGCGAAACCGATGAACTGTCGCTTCGTAACCTGGCCGAAGAAGTACGGGATGGTTTGCTTCAGAACCCTGGGATTACCCAAGTGGATCTCGCTGAAACCCGCGAACAGGAAATTCACATCGAGGTGCCCGAAGCCAAACTGAATGCATTCGGGCTCAGTCTCCAAGGAATTGCAGACAACATTCGCGCCAATGTGGTGGAAGTATCCGGCGGCAGTATTTCCACCCAAAGCGGTGAAATTCTGTTGCGCGTGTCTGAACGTCGCGACTTCGCCAATGAATTTGCTGCCCTGCCGATTGTGTCCCCGGTGGCAGGAACACCACTGAAACTGGGCGACATCGCCACAGTGCGCGATGGCTTTCAGGACGTCGACAAATACGCCACATTCAATGGCAAACCCTCGATTGAAATTTCGGTGTCGCGTATTGGGGATCAAACACCCATCGGCGTTTCAGAAGCAACCCAGGAAGCCCTGGAGAGAATTCGTCCACTAATGCCTGAAGGTGTGGACATCGCTGTGGTCAGCGACAGTTCAAGCACCTACAAACAACGTCAGGAACTACTGGCCAGTAACGCCCTGCAAGGTCTGTTGCTGGTCATGGTTCTGCTGACCCTGTTTTTGGACTGGAAACTCGCATTCTGGATCTGCATGGGCATTCCCACAGCGTTTCTGGGTGCCATGCTGCTACTACCGCTATTTGGTGTGACATTCAATATGATCTCGATGTTCGCCTTCATCATTGCCTTGGGCATTGTGGTGGACGACGCCATTGTGGCGGGTGAAAACATCTATGAATACCGCCAACAGGGCATGAGCTTGCTGGACGCATCCATCCAGGGTGCTCGCGATGTGGCCCTGCCCGTCACCTTCAGTATTCTGACCAACGTGGCTGCTTTCGCACCGCTGTTGTTTGTTCCCGGTTTCCTTGGAAAGATATGGGCGTCCATTCCTTTGGTGGTCTGCACGGTCTTCATCATTTCCCTGATGGAAGCCATTTTCATTTTGCCAGCTCATTTGGCGCACAGCAAAGAAGGGGCGGGCAAGTTTCACGACTGGCAACAACGGTTTTCCAAAAACTTCAGTCTGTTTATTGAACGTCGCTACAACCCTATCATCCAGAAATGTGTCGAATATCGCTATTTGTCCATGGCCATGGGCATTGCATTGATGATCGTAGTGCTGGCCTGGCCCATCAGTGGTCGAATGGGGTTCGAGCTATTCCCACAGGTGGAAGCTGACCTGTCTGAAGTTCGCGCAATTTTGCCGCTGGGGAGCACCAACGAACAGGTCAACGTCGTACGCGACAAAATTGTGGCCAGTGCCCTGAAAACTGTGGAAGCCACAGGCGGTGAAGAACAAAGTACAGGCATTTATGCCAGCGTAAACGAGAATAACATCACTGTAAAAACCTACCTGACCCCACCCGGCATACGCCCGGTTCCAACAGCCGAATTCACCGACCAATGGCGCAAGGAAGTGGGCACCATTCCAGGGGTTGAAACCATGCGCTTCGCTGCAGATTCTGGCGGTCCCGGGAGCGGGCCCGCATTCACAGTGCAGTTAAGCCATCGCAATGTAGATACACTTCGCGAGGCCAGTGAAGCCTTGGCACGCGAGTTGGCCAATTACCCCATGGTGTCTGAAATTGATGACGGTTTTCAAAACGGAAAGGAACAGTTCAGTTTCACATTAAAAGAGGAAGCTCGCCGCCTGGGCCTAAGCTCCAATGAGATCGGCAGGCAAGTACGTGCAGCATTTTTTGGTGCCGAGGCACTTCGCCAACAACGCGGACGCAACGAAATCAAAGTACTGGTGATGCGACCAGAAACAGAACAGTCTGCACAAACTGATGTTCGGGACCTGTTGATTCGCACGCCACAAGGTACTTTGGTGCCTTTGCATTCGGTGGTTGAATTTGATGACACCCGAGCGGTCGCCAACATCACCCGTCGCGATGGTCGCAGAACCATTTCAGTGACAGCAAACGTCAACCCACGCAACCAGGCGCAGCAAGTTCAAGCCACCACGGTGCAAGACCTGATGCCCAAGTTGATGAACGACTACCCGGGCCTGAGCTACAGCTTTGCAGGCAGGCAACAGGACTTTTCCGAAGCCACCAGCGGACTGGGCAAAGGCTTCATGGTCGCACTGTTGATGATTTACGTGCTGCTGGCCATTCCGTTCAAAAGCTACCTGCAACCCTTCGTCGTCATGCTGGCCATTCCTTTCGGAATATTTGGTGCCATTCTGGGCCACTTGCTGATGGGCTACAGCATCAGCATTGTGTCTATCATGGGTATTCTTGCGCTGGCGGGCGTGGTGGTCAACGACTCCCTGGTGATGGTGGACTATGCCAATGAAAAGGTTCGGGATGGCATGTCACCCTATGAAGCCATTTGCAGTTCAGGTGTGCGACGTTTCCGGCCCATCATGCTGACCACCGTGTCTACATTTGGTGGTTTGGCCCCCATGATTTTCGAGACATCGCGGCAAGCCAAGTTCATGATCCCCATGGCCATTTCTCTGGGTTATGGCATTTTATTTGCCACTGCTATTACACTGCTGCTGGTGCCTTGCCTCTACCTGATTATTGATGATTTGAGACGTTTGTTTGGTACGAGTCCGGGTCTTGAACCCGATAAAATTGACCTGACCAAACTCGAGGAAAACAGCGCGACATGA
- a CDS encoding efflux RND transporter periplasmic adaptor subunit, whose amino-acid sequence MSNQPFFKRKWVQIGLAIGVITLGVLASELLVATAPTASRKPPEKTARLVTTEAVESGNYNVSLLGYGVVQAEQQVTLQARVSGTVQSIGPQFVPGATFKKGDVLVQLDNTDYRIELQTAQASLAQAQSNLTSEQGNQVVAQSDFELLGLNVDERERALILRKPQLEAAKATVQSAQAGVERAKVNLDRTVLRAPFDGVVVSREASVGAQVSASSTLGVLASSKAYWVSVAVPQADVKWINFPSGQQKGSTVCVNDASSREKGCHKGYVLSLQTSVQDNGRQAQVLIEIPRTSDKTLQPLLLAQYVKVRFEGIELKNVFKLAPSTVHDSKVWVNDNGELDIRPVNIAFRSAEYVLIDKGLKDGEHIVTSNLGSPVNRMAIRTNTANASNTPTPAAAVKP is encoded by the coding sequence ATGAGCAATCAGCCTTTTTTTAAACGCAAGTGGGTTCAAATTGGCTTGGCCATCGGAGTGATCACGCTGGGTGTGCTCGCCTCGGAATTGCTGGTGGCCACCGCGCCAACCGCCAGTCGAAAGCCACCAGAAAAAACCGCACGCCTGGTCACAACCGAAGCAGTTGAATCAGGCAACTACAACGTCAGCCTGCTGGGCTACGGCGTGGTTCAAGCCGAACAGCAGGTCACCTTGCAAGCCCGTGTCAGCGGTACAGTTCAAAGCATTGGGCCACAATTTGTTCCGGGGGCCACCTTCAAAAAAGGCGATGTTCTTGTTCAACTGGACAACACCGATTACCGAATCGAATTGCAAACAGCGCAGGCCTCTTTGGCGCAGGCACAATCCAACCTGACCTCTGAACAAGGCAACCAGGTTGTGGCGCAATCGGATTTCGAGTTGCTTGGGTTGAATGTGGACGAACGCGAACGGGCATTGATCCTGCGCAAACCGCAACTGGAAGCCGCGAAGGCCACCGTGCAATCTGCACAGGCCGGGGTAGAACGAGCCAAGGTGAACCTGGATCGCACCGTGCTGCGAGCCCCTTTTGACGGCGTGGTGGTCAGCCGCGAAGCCAGTGTGGGCGCACAGGTCAGCGCCAGCAGCACCTTGGGGGTCCTTGCCAGCAGCAAAGCCTATTGGGTTAGCGTTGCCGTTCCGCAAGCCGACGTGAAGTGGATCAATTTCCCGAGCGGGCAGCAAAAAGGCTCTACGGTGTGTGTCAATGATGCAAGCAGCAGGGAAAAAGGCTGTCACAAAGGTTATGTGCTCAGCCTGCAAACCAGTGTTCAGGACAACGGCCGACAAGCCCAGGTGTTGATTGAAATCCCGAGAACATCGGACAAAACGCTTCAACCTTTGCTGCTGGCCCAGTACGTCAAGGTGCGGTTCGAAGGCATTGAATTGAAGAATGTGTTCAAGCTGGCGCCGTCAACAGTGCACGACAGCAAGGTGTGGGTGAACGACAATGGCGAGCTTGACATTCGCCCGGTGAATATCGCGTTTCGTTCCGCAGAGTACGTGCTGATCGACAAGGGCCTGAAAGACGGTGAACACATTGTGACCTCCAACCTGGGCTCACCCGTGAACCGCATGGCCATTCGCACGAACACAGCCAATGCGTCCAACACACCCACCCCAGCGGCGGCGGTCAAGCCATGA
- a CDS encoding efflux transporter outer membrane subunit, translating to MKQHPNLPQPKNLLFATQENRWPTTFTAVVSAILLAFLAGCASIDASKPEIDSRFENANFKPLVGSDAQPAPADWWVGFSSNQLNTLMQKAQADNLNLAATAARLRAAQASLDAAQASFFPTLNFNAGRQENTVKGVSIQGQATNNRGLFTSGSFSASYEIDLWSRVRNTAQTAELQLQATRFELDAAKISLAGELATTWTQWVAADQTVALLEKELESFQTNLKLVELRFRQGSAVASDVLQQRQLVESAQGNLALANSNREVLLNSLSILVGQAPNSLDLTREQLPTLPPIPATGIPAELLNRRPDVQQAWALVLSTDRSVAAAIANRFPQLSLRASFSDQTRSSDLLFDNWVRNLSVNIVAPLFDGGARSAEVNRQRALLDQAVAQYQAAALSALVDVDNALVQETRQREAVRSFQQQLELAELSLKRLFAGYRNGSVDYLAILDAQQSTSQLRRNLVNAQQQWVGFRIALYRALSGNIPQQSTAAEPS from the coding sequence ATGAAGCAGCACCCCAACTTACCTCAACCGAAAAACCTGTTGTTTGCAACGCAGGAAAACCGGTGGCCCACAACATTCACGGCTGTGGTTTCAGCCATATTGCTTGCCTTTCTTGCTGGCTGTGCCAGCATCGATGCCTCAAAACCTGAAATTGATTCACGCTTTGAAAACGCGAACTTCAAACCACTGGTGGGCAGCGATGCACAGCCAGCCCCCGCCGACTGGTGGGTTGGTTTTTCAAGCAATCAACTGAACACACTGATGCAAAAGGCGCAAGCGGACAACCTGAACCTGGCGGCTACCGCAGCACGTCTGCGTGCCGCACAAGCCAGTCTGGATGCAGCTCAGGCCAGCTTTTTCCCCACGCTGAATTTCAACGCGGGGCGACAGGAAAACACGGTCAAAGGTGTCAGCATTCAGGGCCAGGCCACCAACAACCGCGGCCTGTTTACCTCGGGCTCATTTAGCGCCAGTTATGAAATTGATTTGTGGTCGCGGGTGCGCAACACAGCGCAGACGGCTGAACTGCAACTTCAAGCCACACGTTTCGAACTGGATGCTGCAAAAATCAGCCTGGCTGGCGAACTGGCTACAACCTGGACGCAATGGGTGGCGGCAGACCAAACCGTGGCACTGCTTGAAAAAGAACTTGAAAGTTTCCAGACCAATTTGAAACTGGTTGAACTGCGCTTTCGACAAGGCAGTGCAGTTGCCTCAGATGTGCTGCAACAGCGCCAATTGGTGGAATCGGCCCAAGGCAATCTCGCACTGGCCAATTCCAATCGCGAGGTGTTGCTCAACAGCCTGTCCATTCTTGTGGGTCAAGCCCCAAACAGCCTTGATCTGACACGTGAACAACTCCCCACCCTACCCCCCATACCCGCCACGGGCATTCCGGCTGAATTGCTGAACCGCCGCCCGGATGTGCAACAGGCGTGGGCCCTGGTTTTGTCCACGGATCGAAGTGTGGCCGCAGCCATTGCAAACCGCTTTCCACAACTCAGCTTGCGGGCCAGCTTCAGTGACCAGACACGCAGCTCAGATCTGTTGTTCGACAATTGGGTGCGCAACCTCAGTGTCAACATTGTCGCCCCCCTGTTCGACGGGGGTGCGCGGTCTGCAGAAGTGAACCGTCAACGCGCCTTGCTTGATCAGGCTGTGGCGCAGTACCAAGCTGCCGCCTTGAGCGCACTGGTTGACGTGGACAATGCGCTGGTTCAGGAAACCCGTCAGCGTGAGGCCGTACGAAGTTTTCAACAACAGCTTGAGCTGGCAGAACTCAGTTTGAAACGCCTGTTTGCAGGTTATCGCAACGGGTCAGTCGACTACCTGGCCATTCTGGACGCACAACAAAGTACCAGCCAATTGCGCCGTAACCTGGTGAATGCACAACAACAATGGGTAGGCTTTCGCATCGCTTTGTACAGGGCTTTGTCAGGCAATATCCCCCAACAATCCACAGCAGCAGAACCGTCATGA
- a CDS encoding glutathione S-transferase N-terminal domain-containing protein: protein MNTNIDAIFNLLAGTARGWRGTGVTARARKTPEKPLKLYDIEISPYCRLVREALSEMDLDVIILPCPVGSKRFRDEARALLPGTKFPMLVDDNTGVVMNESANIIDYLAKTYDSKLKSQQGVGRKVAVGSSVLASLFQYRIGGFQGMKARPAKVPAEPLVLYSFEASPYSKPVRARLCELEIPYLLKNTPKGKMTDLGPAVFRDKLFKGPKATTRNRAWLAENTGHVQVPYLIDPNTGVAMYESNDILRYLDSTYGA from the coding sequence ATGAACACGAACATCGACGCAATTTTCAATTTGCTGGCTGGAACAGCCCGCGGCTGGCGCGGAACTGGCGTAACTGCCCGCGCCCGAAAAACACCTGAAAAACCCTTGAAGCTGTATGACATCGAGATCAGCCCCTATTGCCGACTGGTGCGTGAAGCCCTGTCTGAAATGGATCTGGATGTGATCATCTTGCCTTGCCCTGTCGGCAGCAAGCGCTTTCGCGACGAGGCCCGCGCCTTGTTGCCCGGTACAAAATTCCCGATGCTGGTCGATGACAACACCGGCGTGGTAATGAACGAATCGGCCAACATCATCGATTACCTGGCCAAAACCTACGACAGCAAGCTGAAAAGCCAACAAGGCGTGGGTCGAAAAGTGGCAGTGGGCAGTTCGGTACTGGCCAGTTTGTTCCAGTACCGTATTGGTGGTTTTCAGGGCATGAAAGCACGGCCTGCCAAAGTGCCAGCGGAACCCTTGGTGTTGTACAGCTTTGAGGCAAGCCCTTATTCAAAACCAGTGCGCGCGCGCCTGTGCGAATTGGAAATACCGTACCTGCTGAAAAACACCCCCAAGGGCAAGATGACCGACCTGGGTCCTGCGGTGTTTCGCGACAAGCTGTTCAAAGGCCCAAAGGCCACCACACGTAACCGTGCATGGCTGGCGGAAAACACGGGCCATGTTCAGGTGCCGTACCTGATTGACCCGAATACGGGTGTGGCGATGTACGAGTCGAATGACATCTTGCGTTATCTGGATTCGACATACGGGGCGTAA
- a CDS encoding helix-turn-helix transcriptional regulator, with translation MTAADPNTPEFLTTKEVAELLRIKERKLYDLVSAQEIPCVKATGKLLFPKAELMHWIRTGEKPVQTQTAPRLNVVSGSHDPLLEWAIRESGCGLAMQFDGSSSGLDVFENAGSMATGLHVLNPAATAWNIHVVQTRFASSHVVLVNWAVRQQGLIVARDNPKRIGSVADLSALKVALRQRGAGGMILFEHLLQAQGLKLDTLNVTETCRTENDTVAAVAGGRADAAPGLQALALQFGLGFVPTQTEQFDLLVCRKAWFESPFQTLLKFTQTSEFKTKAQQFAGYDTTALGTVVWNA, from the coding sequence ATGACCGCGGCAGACCCAAATACACCCGAGTTTCTGACCACCAAAGAAGTGGCTGAACTGCTGCGGATCAAGGAACGCAAACTCTATGACCTGGTCAGCGCGCAGGAAATTCCATGTGTAAAAGCCACGGGAAAACTGCTGTTCCCCAAAGCGGAACTGATGCACTGGATACGGACCGGAGAAAAACCGGTTCAAACACAGACTGCGCCGCGTTTGAATGTGGTCTCGGGCAGCCACGACCCATTGCTGGAATGGGCCATTCGTGAATCCGGCTGTGGTTTGGCCATGCAGTTCGATGGCAGTTCAAGTGGCCTGGATGTATTCGAGAACGCGGGGTCAATGGCCACTGGCCTGCATGTTCTAAACCCGGCAGCCACCGCGTGGAATATCCATGTGGTTCAAACCCGATTTGCCAGCAGCCATGTGGTGCTGGTGAATTGGGCCGTGCGGCAGCAAGGCTTGATTGTGGCCAGAGACAACCCAAAACGGATTGGCAGTGTGGCTGACCTGTCTGCCTTGAAAGTAGCCTTACGCCAACGCGGCGCGGGCGGCATGATTCTGTTTGAACACCTGCTGCAGGCACAAGGTTTGAAACTGGATACCTTGAATGTGACCGAAACCTGCCGTACCGAGAATGACACCGTTGCTGCAGTGGCTGGAGGAAGAGCAGACGCCGCACCTGGTTTGCAGGCACTGGCCCTTCAGTTTGGTTTGGGTTTTGTGCCCACTCAAACTGAACAATTCGACTTGTTGGTGTGCAGAAAAGCGTGGTTCGAGTCACCCTTTCAAACACTGCTGAAATTCACGCAGACAAGCGAGTTCAAGACCAAAGCCCAGCAATTTGCGGGCTATGACACCACGGCACTGGGTACCGTGGTGTGGAACGCCTAG